TGACCTCGTACCCTGCCTCACGCAGGTAGTACGCGGCGCATACCCCCACCGCGCCGCCTCCGATGATCAGTACGTCGGTCTTGTCCATAAGGAAATCGGATGGTCAAAGTGGCGGATGGCCAAGGCGAATAAGTGGCGACACGAAACACGACGGGCATCCCCGTGAATCTCGCGGCAATTCAGTGGCGGGCGATGTACATTTCCGTGAAGTTCACGGTCTGTATCGATATGATCGGCACCACGCGGCCTTCACGGTCCTGCTTGACGCCCCGGAGATAGGGTTTTCGCAACTCCGTGATCACCGGATGGAAGAGAAAGACGGCGCCCGCCTCTTCCGCCATGATGCGCTCGGCCCGGGCGTACAGGTCGTAGCGGACCGCGGGGTCCATATGGGTATTGGCCCGGTCGAGCAGGTCGTCGAACTCCGCGTGCAGCCAGTCATGGCGGGCGTAACCCCTGGGCTGGGACCGCCAGAGGAGGCCGAGCATGTTGGACGGATCGGGGTAGTCGTAGACGAAGACCAGCATGCCCATGGGGATCTGCCACTGGAACAGGTTCTCGTTGAAGACGTTGCGCTGCTGGTACCTGATTTCCAGTTCGATGCCCAGCGTCTCCCGGAGCATGGCCTGCACCGCTTCGCCCGCGATGCGGTTGATGCCCGTATCGGCCACCCGCAGCCATAGTTCCGTGCGGGGGAAGCCCCGGCCTTCCGGATAGCCGGCTTCCGCCATCAGCCGCCGCGCCTCGTCGGGATCGTAGGTCTGGAACGCCTTGAACTGATCTGCCGAATACCCCGGGAAGCCGGGCGGGAGCATGGAGTACGCAGGGATGGCGAGGTCGTTGAGGACGGTCGTGCTGAGCGTAGACCGGTCGATCGCACGGGCGATGGCCTGCCTTACCCGGGCGTCGTCGAAGGGCGGCTGCCGGGTCTGGAAGAACAGGTACCACGTGGTGAACTCGGGCATCCGGTGAATCTCCTGCGCGAGCCTTTCGTCCTGGCGCACCCGTTCGTAGTCGATGGGGTCCAGCCGGTAGGCGTCGATTTCACCGTTCTCGTAGGGCAGGGTGCCCGGACGCTGTGCGCCGATGAACTTGACGATGATCTCCTCGAGCAGCGCCTTGTGCGGACCGTTGTAGTTCGGATCCAGCGTGAACTTC
The window above is part of the Gemmatimonadota bacterium genome. Proteins encoded here:
- a CDS encoding peptide ABC transporter substrate-binding protein, producing MDTYIRNRRRRGSKALVRRREPLLPVASGCMLLALAILCLSGCAGDENGSRSDSQAWVNSIGRQLPDDAAPPEQQRFRYMFREPSTLDISVAAYEADGTYFAFERLVLLDENNELVPAAADRWESSEDGRTWTFHLREGARWSDGRDVTAQDFEYSFRRMLDPASGNIYAFLYYVIKNGRAFNQGELTDVEQVGIRAVDDLTFQIETEGPCPYLPYIVSFITSSPVPRWQVERFGAEWTEPEHCVSNFTYRLAEWNTGSDMKFTLDPNYNGPHKALLEEIIVKFIGAQRPGTLPYENGEIDAYRLDPIDYERVRQDERLAQEIHRMPEFTTWYLFFQTRQPPFDDARVRQAIARAIDRSTLSTTVLNDLAIPAYSMLPPGFPGYSADQFKAFQTYDPDEARRLMAEAGYPEGRGFPRTELWLRVADTGINRIAGEAVQAMLRETLGIELEIRYQQRNVFNENLFQWQIPMGMLVFVYDYPDPSNMLGLLWRSQPRGYARHDWLHAEFDDLLDRANTHMDPAVRYDLYARAERIMAEEAGAVFLFHPVITELRKPYLRGVKQDREGRVVPIISIQTVNFTEMYIARH